A stretch of Endozoicomonas sp. SCSIO W0465 DNA encodes these proteins:
- a CDS encoding AvrPphF family type III effector encodes MLSGVAETNCYQEPVERTDSKESNQTKVLFAQRTVNRHEALKRIMEDNSIDTESKVYRACDPKYLDFKTMTVKGNPRSEAKVTDHYNEHYNPKHDELKKKLENGSITEEMFDFFKTIPSCKQFTNKIIYADELPPSLNVSVIKSKAYLKEGYTLISVKISDVLKNGGLIYEDVSCVLDINPLIVTIPNGKSIPFCEEKIFPLDFRDL; translated from the coding sequence ATGTTATCCGGAGTTGCTGAAACAAACTGTTATCAAGAACCTGTAGAAAGAACTGACTCAAAAGAATCTAACCAAACAAAAGTGCTTTTTGCTCAAAGAACTGTCAACAGACATGAAGCATTAAAACGTATAATGGAGGATAACTCCATCGATACGGAATCAAAAGTTTATCGAGCCTGCGATCCGAAATATTTAGACTTTAAAACTATGACAGTAAAAGGAAATCCACGCAGTGAGGCCAAGGTAACTGATCACTATAATGAGCATTACAATCCAAAGCATGATGAGTTGAAAAAAAAGTTGGAAAATGGTTCAATCACTGAAGAAATGTTTGATTTTTTTAAAACTATTCCTTCATGCAAGCAATTTACAAATAAAATAATTTACGCAGATGAGCTTCCTCCATCTTTGAATGTTAGTGTGATAAAAAGCAAAGCTTATTTAAAAGAAGGTTACACCCTCATATCAGTAAAAATTTCCGATGTGCTAAAGAATGGAGGGTTAATCTATGAAGATGTTAGCTGTGTTTTGGATATTAATCCTTTGATTGTAACCATCCCAAACGGCAAAAGCATTCCTTTTTGTGAAGAAAAAATCTTTCCGCTCGACTTTAGAGATTTATAA
- a CDS encoding IS66 family transposase: MIPELPATMSAEILLKENAELRMRVACLEERCRELEEKVGKNSQNSSKPPSSDGYQKPCKNSNSPDHSDDLSADKGTDPSDEKPNPKSLRQSSGNKAGGKKGHQGTCLKQVDIPDYIEYLPVKECNKCQASLLDSEPVKYIERQVFEPGRPGEFEVTAHRAEVKICTCGCRNQAEFPEGVTAAAQYGSATQAMAVYLNQYHFLPFKRVSEYFNTLYKMSVSAGTVANFVARTYENLASTEEVIRDALRESSVAGADETGMRAEGSLHWLHVMRDEQWTLYYLSEKRGREAMDTMGILLTFAGVLVHDHWKSYFAYAATHVLCNAHHLRELLGVVDRDSNQLALRLMKLLRLSWHYCKGFKTIGMLQMPSVVCERIEKIYDRLLQRALMKEVVYMEKQREELKRKKVKNTKAYNLFKRLTEFKAETLRFMSDFTIPFDNNGSERDVRMAKLKQKISGCFRSADGGSMFARIRSYLSSARKQGMDIYQSLHRAVRNYCNMPLLSAE; encoded by the coding sequence ATGATTCCAGAACTACCCGCAACTATGTCGGCTGAGATTCTCTTGAAAGAGAATGCAGAGCTGCGGATGAGAGTTGCCTGTCTGGAAGAGCGATGTCGAGAATTGGAAGAAAAGGTTGGCAAGAACAGTCAAAACAGCAGCAAGCCGCCATCGTCTGATGGTTATCAAAAACCTTGTAAAAACAGTAATTCTCCAGATCATTCTGACGACCTTTCCGCAGATAAAGGTACCGATCCATCGGATGAAAAACCCAATCCTAAAAGTCTGAGACAGTCTTCTGGTAATAAAGCCGGTGGAAAGAAAGGGCATCAGGGCACTTGTCTTAAACAGGTCGATATCCCTGACTATATTGAGTACCTTCCGGTTAAAGAATGCAATAAATGTCAGGCGTCTCTTCTTGATAGTGAGCCGGTCAAATATATTGAACGACAGGTGTTTGAACCAGGGAGACCGGGTGAATTTGAAGTAACGGCCCATAGAGCTGAAGTAAAAATCTGCACTTGTGGTTGTCGGAATCAGGCTGAATTCCCGGAAGGTGTTACCGCTGCCGCACAATATGGCTCAGCCACACAGGCTATGGCCGTCTATCTTAACCAATACCATTTCCTGCCTTTTAAGCGCGTGTCAGAGTATTTTAATACTCTCTATAAAATGAGTGTAAGTGCAGGCACTGTCGCCAATTTTGTGGCCAGAACCTATGAAAATCTGGCTTCTACTGAAGAGGTTATTCGTGACGCCTTGCGGGAATCGTCTGTTGCCGGAGCCGATGAAACGGGTATGCGGGCCGAGGGCTCTTTGCACTGGCTACACGTTATGCGGGATGAACAATGGACGCTCTACTACTTGTCTGAAAAGCGAGGTCGTGAGGCCATGGACACGATGGGCATACTGCTAACATTTGCAGGCGTTCTGGTTCATGATCATTGGAAATCCTATTTTGCATATGCGGCAACTCACGTACTTTGCAATGCCCATCACCTGAGGGAGCTTTTGGGTGTTGTTGATAGGGACAGCAATCAACTGGCGTTGCGATTGATGAAGCTACTGAGGCTTTCCTGGCATTACTGCAAGGGCTTTAAGACCATAGGTATGCTACAGATGCCAAGTGTTGTCTGTGAACGAATCGAGAAGATTTATGACCGGTTGCTTCAGCGGGCTCTAATGAAAGAAGTCGTCTATATGGAGAAGCAACGAGAGGAGCTTAAGCGCAAGAAAGTCAAGAATACTAAAGCTTACAATCTCTTCAAACGACTCACTGAGTTCAAGGCTGAGACACTGCGCTTCATGTCAGATTTTACCATTCCCTTCGATAACAATGGCAGTGAGCGGGATGTTCGAATGGCCAAGTTAAAGCAGAAAATCTCAGGCTGCTTCAGGAGTGCAGACGGTGGTTCTATGTTTGCACGGATTCGCAGCTATTTGTCGTCTGCCAGAAAACAGGGAATGGACATATATCAATCACTTCATAGAGCTGTTCGGAATTACTGTAATATGCCTTTGCTCAGTGCTGAATAG
- a CDS encoding IS66 family transposase has product MIPELPATMSAEILLKENAELRMRVACLEERCRELEEKVGKNSQNSSKPPSSDGYQKPCKNSNSPDHSDDLSADKGTDPSDEKPNPKSLRQSSGNKAGGKKGHQGTCLKQVDIPDYIEYLPVKECNKCQASLLDSEPVKYIERQVFEPGRPGEFEVTAHRAEVKICTCGCRNQAEFPEGVTAAAQYGSATQAMAVYLNQYHFLPFKRVSEYFNTLYKMSVSAGTVANFVARTYENLASTEEVIRDALRESSVAGADETGMRAEGSLHWLHVMRDEQWTLYYLSEKRGREAMDTMGILLTFAGVLVHDHWKSYFAYAATHVLCNAHHLRELLGVVDRDSNQLALRLMKLLRLSWHYCKGFKTIGMLQMPSVVCERIEKIYGAFTGWLIISEPPV; this is encoded by the coding sequence ATGATTCCAGAACTACCCGCAACTATGTCGGCTGAGATTCTCTTGAAAGAGAATGCAGAGCTGCGGATGAGAGTTGCCTGTCTGGAAGAGCGATGTCGAGAATTGGAAGAAAAGGTTGGCAAGAACAGTCAAAACAGCAGCAAGCCGCCATCGTCTGATGGTTATCAAAAACCTTGTAAAAACAGTAATTCTCCAGATCATTCTGACGACCTTTCCGCAGATAAAGGTACCGATCCATCGGATGAAAAACCCAATCCTAAAAGTCTGAGACAGTCTTCTGGTAATAAAGCCGGTGGAAAGAAAGGGCATCAGGGCACTTGTCTTAAACAGGTCGATATCCCTGACTATATTGAGTACCTTCCGGTTAAAGAATGCAATAAATGTCAGGCGTCTCTTCTTGATAGTGAGCCGGTCAAATATATTGAACGACAGGTGTTTGAACCAGGGAGACCGGGTGAATTTGAAGTAACGGCCCATAGAGCTGAAGTAAAAATCTGCACTTGTGGTTGTCGGAATCAGGCTGAATTCCCGGAAGGTGTTACCGCTGCCGCACAATATGGCTCAGCCACACAGGCTATGGCCGTCTATCTTAACCAATACCATTTCCTGCCTTTTAAGCGCGTGTCAGAGTATTTTAATACTCTCTATAAAATGAGTGTAAGTGCAGGCACTGTCGCCAATTTTGTGGCCAGAACCTATGAAAATCTGGCTTCTACTGAAGAGGTTATTCGTGACGCCTTGCGGGAATCGTCTGTTGCCGGAGCCGATGAAACGGGTATGCGGGCCGAGGGCTCTTTGCACTGGCTACACGTTATGCGGGATGAACAATGGACGCTCTACTACTTGTCTGAAAAGCGAGGTCGTGAGGCCATGGACACGATGGGCATACTGCTAACATTTGCAGGCGTTCTGGTTCATGATCATTGGAAATCCTATTTTGCATATGCGGCAACTCACGTACTTTGCAATGCCCATCACCTGAGGGAGCTTTTGGGTGTTGTTGATAGGGACAGCAATCAACTGGCGTTGCGATTGATGAAGCTACTGAGGCTTTCCTGGCATTACTGCAAGGGCTTTAAGACCATAGGTATGCTACAGATGCCAAGTGTTGTCTGTGAACGAATCGAGAAGATTTATGGGGCTTTTACAGGTTGGCTGATCATTTCAGAGCCTCCTGTCTAA